Proteins from a genomic interval of Nautilia sp. PV-1:
- a CDS encoding NAD-binding protein produces the protein MNILIAGAGKVGYNVAKALSHKHNVVIIDKNEKALEILKETLDVMTICADLRDSRAYMGLEEKFDFFIAVTNNDEINLISTIVTENLIDIENTIVRLTNTSYISTNFQKLNINRLIFPYKLSATAVAKLIEFPKANNIKEFPFNDFILLSLTVQKPEIDKVSAINDEDVIVIGVQRGEEFLFLNEEDYIEEEDLLYILGEKEKLKNIINKLDTVSPEVIQNVLIYGANPLGIEIAKILISFNLNVKILEKDEAQATIAAELLGEEAMVINSSYEDEEMIINEGLHYSDIAIAASLKDESNIIKSLQAKKLGIKKIITINNNLNYYSLMHSLKLSTIRGPKIAAYYEILEEIDSRLLIYERFFLGAKGKIFIKQIFQPKKVTPPKENNKTLIIRNDRIIELKDKMELEPNDIVMEFNFSGNRKWIEAL, from the coding sequence ATGAACATATTAATAGCAGGTGCCGGAAAAGTCGGATATAACGTCGCAAAAGCCCTGTCACACAAACATAACGTGGTAATTATAGACAAAAACGAAAAAGCGCTTGAAATACTTAAAGAAACACTTGATGTTATGACCATATGTGCGGATTTGAGAGATTCAAGGGCATATATGGGGCTTGAAGAAAAATTCGACTTTTTTATTGCGGTAACAAACAATGACGAAATCAATCTTATCTCAACGATAGTCACAGAAAACCTTATAGATATAGAAAACACCATAGTCAGACTTACAAATACATCATACATATCTACAAACTTCCAAAAACTGAATATTAACAGACTTATTTTCCCATATAAATTATCGGCTACGGCAGTGGCAAAGCTAATTGAATTTCCTAAAGCCAACAATATAAAAGAATTTCCTTTTAACGATTTTATACTTCTGTCATTAACGGTTCAAAAACCGGAAATAGACAAAGTTTCCGCTATTAACGATGAAGACGTAATAGTAATAGGCGTACAAAGAGGAGAAGAGTTTCTATTTTTAAACGAAGAAGACTACATTGAAGAAGAAGATCTTCTTTATATTTTAGGTGAAAAAGAAAAACTAAAAAATATAATAAACAAACTTGACACCGTTTCACCAGAGGTTATACAAAATGTACTTATATACGGTGCAAATCCTCTGGGTATAGAAATAGCCAAAATACTGATATCTTTCAATTTAAACGTAAAAATACTAGAAAAAGACGAAGCGCAGGCTACAATAGCAGCGGAACTGCTCGGAGAAGAGGCAATGGTAATCAACTCATCTTATGAAGACGAGGAGATGATTATTAACGAAGGCCTTCACTATTCAGACATAGCCATAGCCGCTTCGCTTAAAGACGAAAGCAACATTATCAAGTCCCTTCAGGCAAAAAAACTCGGAATCAAAAAAATAATAACTATCAATAATAACTTAAATTACTATTCTCTTATGCACTCATTAAAACTCTCAACTATAAGAGGGCCTAAAATCGCTGCTTATTACGAAATACTGGAAGAAATAGATTCCAGACTTTTAATATATGAAAGATTTTTCTTAGGAGCCAAAGGCAAAATATTCATTAAACAGATATTTCAGCCTAAAAAAGTAACTCCTCCTAAGGAAAACAATAAAACTCTTATCATTAGAAACGACAGAATCATCGAATTAAAAGACAAAATGGAACTCGAACCAAACGATATAGTTATGGAGTTCAATTTTTCAGGAAACAGGAAGTGGATAGAAGCTCTGTAA
- a CDS encoding pyruvate flavodoxin oxidoreductase subunit gamma has translation MLQIRWHSRAGQGAVTGAKALADVMSRTGKYVQAYSVYGAEKRGAPMTAYDKIADEPILDHSKWMTPDYVLVIDPSLVFQEEIVDNTTDDTVFIVTTHLSKDELLKIAKHLEGKKLYTIDAIKISQEEIGRAIPNTPMLGAFIKVSQILPFEDFLVSIEDILSKFPQKIIDGNLRAIKRAYEEVN, from the coding sequence ATGTTACAAATCAGATGGCACTCTCGCGCAGGACAAGGGGCAGTAACAGGTGCAAAGGCTCTTGCTGATGTTATGTCTAGAACAGGAAAGTATGTACAAGCATACTCAGTTTACGGTGCAGAAAAAAGAGGGGCACCGATGACTGCATATGACAAAATCGCCGATGAGCCTATTTTAGACCATTCAAAATGGATGACTCCGGATTATGTATTGGTTATCGACCCTTCTTTGGTATTCCAGGAAGAAATCGTAGACAATACTACTGACGATACGGTATTTATAGTTACAACACATTTAAGCAAAGACGAGCTTTTAAAGATTGCAAAACATCTTGAAGGTAAAAAACTTTATACTATTGACGCTATTAAAATTTCTCAGGAAGAAATCGGAAGAGCGATTCCAAATACTCCTATGCTTGGGGCATTTATTAAAGTTTCACAAATTTTACCTTTTGAGGACTTTTTAGTATCAATTGAAGATATTCTTTCAAAATTCCCTCAAAAAATTATTGACGGTAACTTAAGAGCTATTAAAAGAGCTTACGAAGAAGTAAATTAA
- a CDS encoding 4Fe-4S dicluster domain-containing protein produces the protein MATPKEMLTTWDQIQFGAVLPSFEDPEAKKRSKFHSYNYKVADWRVEKPVFNRDLCIDCDFCWVFCPDSCFEVEEVVNKRGKKQAKIKGINYNLCKGCGVCVDVCPTPIKSLLMFPEHVENEEALKQWPKKDK, from the coding sequence ATGGCAACACCTAAAGAAATGTTAACGACTTGGGATCAGATTCAGTTTGGTGCGGTATTACCATCATTTGAAGATCCGGAAGCAAAAAAAAGAAGTAAATTCCATTCATATAACTATAAAGTTGCTGACTGGAGAGTTGAAAAACCTGTATTTAACAGAGATTTGTGTATAGACTGTGATTTTTGCTGGGTATTTTGTCCGGACAGCTGCTTTGAAGTAGAGGAAGTTGTAAATAAAAGAGGTAAAAAACAGGCTAAAATCAAAGGTATTAATTATAATTTATGTAAAGGATGCGGTGTTTGCGTTGATGTTTGCCCGACACCGATTAAATCGCTTTTAATGTTCCCTGAACATGTTGAAAATGAAGAGGCTCTAAAACAGTGGCCTAAAAAAGATAAATAA
- a CDS encoding 2-oxoacid:ferredoxin oxidoreductase subunit alpha: protein MAERYELKAKEVWDGNMAAAHALRQAQVDVVAAYPITPSTPIVQNYAQFLADGYVDGEFVMVESEHSAMSACVGAAAAGGRVATATSSQGYALMVEVLYQASGMRLPIVMTVVNRALASPLNIHGDHADLYLGRDAGWIHLIANNPQEAYDMTLCAFKIAEDSRVRLPVTTNQDGFLVSHTAQVVQPLQDEEAQKFVGNYKALNPMLDTSNPVTYGAQTEEEWHFEHKAAQHKALMDSFSVIEEVFNEFAELTGRKHNLVESYKIEDADIALVVMGSAYETAMLAVDRARENGIKVGLVMPRVFRPFPYNEVAKKLKNVKAVAALDRSMPMGTTGALYNEVAGALAANGQNAIMTNYIYGLGGRDTTVEHILEVINETNENAKAGKRVTDLQGFINLRGPKLSFN, encoded by the coding sequence ATGGCTGAAAGATATGAATTAAAAGCAAAGGAAGTTTGGGACGGTAATATGGCGGCTGCTCATGCCCTGCGCCAGGCTCAGGTTGATGTAGTTGCTGCTTATCCGATTACTCCTTCAACACCAATTGTTCAAAATTACGCTCAGTTTTTAGCTGACGGATATGTAGACGGTGAATTCGTAATGGTTGAAAGTGAACATTCAGCTATGAGTGCGTGTGTCGGTGCTGCAGCGGCCGGTGGAAGAGTTGCAACTGCTACGTCTTCTCAGGGTTATGCTTTAATGGTAGAAGTTTTATATCAGGCAAGCGGTATGAGGCTCCCTATAGTTATGACAGTGGTTAATAGAGCATTAGCATCTCCTTTAAATATTCATGGTGACCATGCTGATTTATATCTTGGAAGAGATGCTGGATGGATTCATTTAATTGCTAACAATCCTCAAGAAGCATATGATATGACTTTATGTGCATTTAAAATTGCTGAAGACAGTAGAGTTAGACTTCCTGTTACAACTAACCAGGACGGGTTTTTAGTGTCTCATACGGCTCAGGTGGTTCAACCACTTCAGGATGAAGAAGCTCAAAAATTTGTAGGAAATTATAAAGCTCTTAATCCTATGCTTGATACTTCAAATCCTGTAACTTACGGTGCACAGACAGAGGAAGAGTGGCATTTTGAACATAAAGCTGCTCAGCACAAAGCTTTAATGGACAGTTTTTCTGTAATTGAGGAAGTATTTAATGAATTTGCTGAACTCACAGGAAGAAAACACAATCTTGTAGAAAGTTATAAAATCGAAGATGCAGATATTGCCCTTGTTGTTATGGGTAGTGCTTATGAAACTGCAATGCTTGCTGTTGACAGGGCAAGAGAAAACGGTATTAAAGTTGGTCTTGTGATGCCGAGAGTATTCAGACCTTTCCCTTATAACGAAGTAGCTAAAAAACTTAAAAATGTAAAAGCAGTTGCTGCTTTAGACAGAAGTATGCCTATGGGTACTACAGGCGCTCTTTACAACGAAGTTGCCGGTGCGCTTGCTGCAAACGGACAAAATGCAATTATGACTAACTATATTTACGGTCTTGGCGGAAGAGATACAACAGTTGAACATATTTTAGAGGTAATTAACGAAACAAACGAAAACGCAAAAGCTGGAAAAAGAGTAACTGACTTACAAGGTTTCATAAACCTTAGAGGTCCTAAGTTATCATTTAATTAA
- a CDS encoding thiamine pyrophosphate-dependent enzyme translates to MKNIGTLKEFACTPDRFQGGHRLCPGCAHSMIVREVVNATDDDLVVSTATGCLEVCTAIYPYTSWDVSWLHIGFENAAAAISGAEAMYSALSRKNRLYNEDRKVKFVAFGGDGGTYDIGFQSLSGAAERGHDFLYVCLDNENYANTGGQRSSSTPIGAHTSTTPRGRVSYGEKQRKKDLTMIMAAHGCPYVATAIPGTKHWKDLATKAAKAISTVGPTFINALSPCTTEWKFKPEETVEIADLAVETCAFPLYEIEDGHKLTITYRPKNKLPIEEYLSRQGRFSHLFKPENKWIIEEWQKNVDAYWEYLQRREEAGV, encoded by the coding sequence ATGAAAAATATAGGTACTTTAAAAGAATTCGCATGTACTCCTGATAGATTTCAAGGTGGACACAGACTGTGTCCCGGATGTGCGCATAGTATGATAGTAAGAGAAGTTGTAAATGCAACTGATGATGATTTGGTCGTTTCTACTGCGACAGGATGTCTTGAAGTTTGTACGGCTATATATCCTTATACTTCATGGGATGTGTCTTGGCTTCATATCGGATTTGAAAATGCTGCGGCTGCAATTTCCGGAGCTGAAGCTATGTACAGTGCATTAAGCAGAAAAAACAGACTTTATAACGAAGACAGAAAAGTAAAATTCGTTGCATTCGGTGGTGACGGCGGTACTTATGATATCGGATTCCAGTCACTTTCAGGTGCAGCTGAAAGAGGTCACGATTTTCTTTATGTGTGTTTGGATAATGAAAACTATGCAAATACTGGTGGTCAAAGAAGTAGCTCTACCCCAATAGGAGCACACACCTCAACGACACCTAGAGGTAGAGTAAGCTATGGTGAAAAACAGAGAAAAAAAGATTTAACTATGATTATGGCCGCACATGGATGTCCTTATGTTGCAACTGCTATTCCTGGTACTAAACACTGGAAAGACCTTGCAACTAAAGCAGCAAAAGCAATTAGTACAGTAGGGCCGACATTTATTAATGCATTAAGCCCTTGTACAACTGAGTGGAAATTTAAACCTGAAGAAACTGTTGAAATCGCGGACCTTGCGGTTGAAACTTGTGCATTCCCTCTATATGAAATTGAAGACGGTCACAAATTAACAATTACATACAGACCTAAAAACAAACTTCCTATTGAAGAATATTTAAGCAGACAGGGAAGATTTAGCCATCTGTTTAAACCGGAAAACAAATGGATTATTGAAGAATGGCAAAAAAATGTTGATGCATATTGGGAATATTTACAAAGAAGAGAAGAAGCCGGAGTTTAA
- a CDS encoding chloride channel protein has protein sequence MCAQIFIVLLHFISKFSLDYLVGYIPQDTIKLLSNYTNYGEYNAVMLLIVIVTGGLISGFLVYTFAPEAEGHGTDTVIRAFHRQGGYLRGVVVPVKIIASAVTIGTGGSAGREGPTALFSAGVGSLYSNFRKVGWKRRQIYVLIGMASGLSAVFKAPLGTSIFAIEVLYADNEFETRELIYLLFGPLIAYTITGFLFGWEPIFHVPNVQVTEVKTYLEIVILGIASGAIGLILPNVFYGVRDFFRSLPVKPHVKPAIGALLVGIIALYFPEVLGGGYGFIQESINGNMLGYFVLFLLIAKILAFSFTVGSGGSGGVFAPSLFIGAMLGAFVGYLLHAPIAAFVIIAMASVFGAAARTPLATIIMVVEMTGGYSLLAPTTLGVLSAYIVHNMLARIIQPKYISLYEAQLLNKEYSISYQMDKIRDILICHSKILNLKKAVVQREDIISLLEKGEAVEVGDNKYVFFGTFTKEVKLNEGDLFKKYRGAEILYVFRNGRWLHNSVITSIKEGDEVLLIGKKETIDVIKNEFIPLSQTFAKLRIQEESIQ, from the coding sequence GTGTGTGCTCAGATTTTTATTGTGCTTCTTCATTTTATCAGCAAATTTTCTCTGGATTATTTAGTCGGTTATATTCCTCAGGATACAATTAAATTACTATCAAATTATACAAATTACGGTGAATATAACGCGGTTATGCTCTTAATCGTAATAGTGACCGGAGGGCTTATAAGCGGATTTTTGGTTTATACGTTTGCGCCGGAAGCAGAAGGGCACGGAACAGATACCGTAATTAGAGCGTTTCACAGACAAGGCGGATATTTAAGAGGAGTGGTTGTTCCTGTAAAAATAATAGCATCAGCTGTTACTATCGGTACGGGAGGAAGTGCCGGTAGAGAAGGACCGACTGCACTTTTTAGCGCAGGGGTAGGGTCTTTATATTCGAATTTTAGAAAAGTAGGATGGAAAAGAAGACAGATATATGTGCTTATCGGTATGGCCAGCGGGCTTAGTGCCGTATTTAAAGCTCCTTTAGGCACGTCTATTTTTGCGATTGAAGTTTTGTATGCGGATAATGAATTCGAAACTAGAGAGCTCATATATCTTCTTTTCGGTCCATTGATAGCATATACGATTACCGGATTTTTATTTGGTTGGGAGCCTATTTTTCACGTTCCGAACGTGCAGGTTACGGAAGTTAAAACGTATCTTGAAATCGTAATACTGGGGATAGCAAGCGGAGCTATCGGACTAATACTTCCTAATGTGTTTTACGGTGTGAGGGATTTTTTCAGATCATTACCTGTAAAACCGCATGTAAAACCGGCAATAGGCGCACTGCTTGTGGGAATTATCGCTTTGTATTTTCCTGAAGTTTTAGGCGGCGGTTACGGGTTTATACAAGAGAGTATAAACGGAAATATGCTTGGATATTTTGTTCTGTTTTTGCTAATTGCCAAAATTCTTGCTTTTTCGTTTACAGTCGGAAGCGGGGGCAGCGGAGGGGTGTTTGCTCCGTCTCTGTTTATAGGAGCAATGCTAGGGGCGTTTGTTGGATATCTTCTGCATGCACCGATTGCAGCTTTTGTAATAATAGCAATGGCCAGCGTATTTGGAGCGGCAGCCAGAACGCCTCTTGCGACTATTATTATGGTTGTGGAAATGACCGGAGGGTACAGTCTTTTAGCTCCGACTACTCTTGGTGTTTTGAGTGCGTATATAGTGCATAATATGCTTGCAAGAATAATACAGCCAAAATATATTTCACTGTATGAAGCTCAGCTGTTAAATAAAGAGTATTCGATTTCATATCAGATGGACAAAATAAGAGATATTTTAATCTGCCATTCTAAAATATTAAATCTGAAAAAAGCCGTCGTTCAAAGGGAAGATATCATAAGTCTTTTGGAAAAAGGCGAAGCGGTTGAAGTAGGCGACAATAAATACGTGTTTTTCGGAACATTTACAAAAGAAGTTAAATTAAACGAAGGGGATCTTTTCAAAAAATACAGAGGTGCGGAAATTCTGTATGTGTTCAGAAACGGAAGATGGCTTCATAACTCCGTAATTACCTCCATTAAAGAAGGCGATGAAGTTCTTTTGATAGGTAAAAAAGAAACTATAGACGTAATTAAAAACGAATTTATTCCTCTTTCACAGACTTTTGCCAAACTCAGAATACAGGAAGAGAGTATTCAATAA
- a CDS encoding methyl-accepting chemotaxis protein yields the protein MGFVSLEEKEINNETLPQEVSNNENFHQEFEIMESDLENLSEKLHTKTAEGLAAIEELKGTMEQIAAAAEESAGAAEETLSAITEIKQNSKYLEVEVQNTVETILDFKDLLNSSIDSFEEASESLKNTSQKAEEISLKAKKLLDASKQINDAVELITKLSKKTGLLALNAAIEAARAGQSGRSFTVMASEIRAMAKKSNVYAEKISILVNDIQEKIHNANNDMGKIKEDIEKFSQESLKLAAEMREIGNIIEKIVADAEKLIENIKLTVDEIEDLHQASETIAAAAEESASAVSEVTNTIASQVNAFNESQKAAEILKEILKKDNFQNELATASEELSYSVAQLEDSMREIVEALSQIEEAAEISKNDANKAQDIAGNCVNYIAKAKDFMEEIYNGFLSIKEKFNDISKTLIRMKDESAENILSSNEQKAKINEIKSKIRKLNNAIRKIELSIVQIGALSINGAVEAVRIGEGGEGFSEVSHDIRNLADTSEENLDKVIDIIDEVNEENDKILVEINNIFLILENESNKLKETTNEFDNSLNMLEGVMHKTEKLKTSIDEMNIALEQIQLAAKQTVEAAEISKNNASESKEAANIILNISKEMSAIINKLKEISLNMVKSEL from the coding sequence ATGGGATTTGTTTCTTTAGAGGAAAAAGAAATAAATAACGAAACACTGCCGCAAGAAGTATCCAACAATGAAAATTTTCATCAAGAGTTTGAAATCATGGAAAGCGATTTGGAAAATTTGTCTGAAAAATTACATACAAAAACCGCTGAAGGTCTGGCTGCAATTGAAGAACTGAAAGGCACTATGGAACAGATAGCGGCGGCTGCCGAGGAAAGTGCCGGAGCCGCAGAGGAGACGTTAAGTGCTATTACGGAGATTAAGCAAAATTCCAAATATTTAGAGGTCGAAGTTCAAAATACGGTTGAAACGATACTGGATTTTAAAGATTTGCTTAACAGTTCGATAGATTCTTTTGAAGAAGCCAGCGAAAGCTTAAAAAACACTTCTCAAAAAGCTGAAGAAATTTCGTTAAAAGCCAAAAAACTTTTAGATGCCAGTAAACAGATAAACGATGCAGTAGAACTTATAACTAAATTATCCAAAAAAACGGGTCTTCTGGCATTAAATGCGGCGATTGAAGCTGCACGCGCGGGGCAGAGCGGAAGAAGTTTTACCGTAATGGCGAGCGAAATCAGGGCAATGGCAAAAAAATCAAATGTATATGCCGAAAAAATCAGTATTCTTGTTAACGACATTCAGGAAAAAATACATAATGCAAATAACGATATGGGAAAGATTAAAGAAGATATAGAAAAATTTTCACAAGAATCTTTAAAACTTGCCGCGGAAATGAGGGAAATCGGAAATATTATTGAAAAAATAGTGGCGGATGCCGAGAAACTTATTGAAAATATTAAATTAACCGTCGACGAAATAGAAGATCTTCATCAGGCAAGCGAAACAATAGCCGCTGCGGCTGAAGAGAGCGCAAGCGCCGTCAGTGAAGTTACAAACACTATTGCTTCTCAGGTAAATGCTTTTAACGAGTCTCAAAAAGCAGCTGAAATCTTAAAGGAAATTTTAAAAAAAGACAATTTTCAAAACGAACTGGCGACTGCAAGCGAAGAACTCAGCTACAGTGTGGCACAGCTTGAAGATTCAATGAGAGAGATAGTCGAGGCTCTTTCCCAGATAGAGGAAGCTGCCGAAATTTCAAAAAACGATGCCAATAAAGCACAGGATATTGCAGGTAACTGCGTAAATTATATAGCTAAAGCCAAAGACTTTATGGAAGAAATTTATAATGGCTTTTTGAGCATTAAAGAAAAATTTAACGATATATCCAAAACTTTGATCAGAATGAAGGATGAATCGGCCGAGAACATATTATCGTCAAACGAGCAAAAAGCCAAAATTAACGAAATCAAATCCAAAATCAGAAAACTTAATAATGCGATAAGAAAGATAGAACTTTCAATTGTACAGATAGGTGCCCTTTCCATCAACGGAGCCGTGGAAGCTGTAAGAATAGGCGAAGGCGGGGAAGGATTCAGCGAAGTCAGCCACGATATCAGAAATCTTGCCGATACTTCGGAAGAAAATCTGGATAAAGTAATAGATATTATTGATGAAGTAAATGAGGAAAACGACAAAATACTTGTTGAAATTAACAATATATTTTTAATTCTTGAAAATGAAAGCAATAAACTTAAAGAAACTACAAACGAATTCGACAACAGTCTTAATATGCTAGAAGGAGTTATGCACAAAACGGAAAAATTAAAAACCTCGATAGATGAAATGAACATTGCGCTCGAACAGATTCAGCTTGCGGCCAAACAGACGGTGGAAGCTGCGGAAATATCGAAAAACAACGCAAGCGAATCCAAAGAGGCAGCGAATATTATTTTAAATATTTCAAAAGAAATGAGCGCGATTATAAATAAACTAAAAGAAATTTCATTAAATATGGTAAAGAGTGAGTTATGA
- a CDS encoding chemotaxis protein CheW yields the protein MKVAALEFRVADKFFAIEMSRVKHFFEVENIIRLDFLPSFVEGIVNYNNYVYPLISLKKAWHIDDGKKEDTAVAIVFNNREYAILIDEIIKIDELDKKENFLVEVFEENGKLIGNLNLEFLDDYNIPTFKNRTENKERKKDVNKESFLLYECGGEILGIDTSVVKKIEDYENDSVVVNGMLVKLVSGEKIYKECEKRNILILEDEKVLACPIGNIIDVHLIDKDEITLVRDDVFEKYFLFKSQEVKIFSKNYLKKLIDKFGAVVKKDKVKKFDEKIEVLLLNICGERFAIRMSSVADISEYNEASLNFANDNPHVKGIITTKEGATFILSFEKVLNKKPEITDDSKIIVIKDEKHLKAILVDGIDDIIYVKKENILLSNDNDGIIGGMVLKDKEMIPLINISWPKDL from the coding sequence ATGAAAGTAGCGGCACTTGAGTTTAGGGTTGCCGATAAGTTTTTTGCCATTGAAATGAGCAGGGTTAAGCATTTTTTTGAAGTTGAAAATATAATACGGCTTGATTTTCTTCCTTCTTTTGTGGAGGGTATTGTAAATTACAACAATTACGTATATCCATTGATTTCACTGAAAAAAGCGTGGCATATAGATGACGGAAAAAAAGAAGATACGGCTGTAGCCATTGTTTTTAACAACAGGGAATATGCAATATTGATTGATGAAATAATTAAAATAGACGAATTGGATAAAAAAGAGAATTTTCTGGTTGAAGTGTTTGAAGAAAACGGAAAACTTATAGGCAATTTAAATCTCGAATTTTTAGACGATTATAATATTCCCACTTTTAAAAACAGAACCGAAAACAAAGAACGAAAAAAAGATGTCAACAAAGAGAGTTTTCTGCTTTATGAATGCGGCGGGGAAATACTGGGGATTGATACTTCGGTAGTTAAAAAAATCGAAGACTATGAAAACGATAGCGTAGTTGTAAACGGTATGCTTGTAAAACTGGTTTCAGGGGAAAAAATATACAAAGAGTGTGAAAAAAGAAACATTCTAATTCTTGAAGATGAAAAAGTGCTTGCATGTCCCATTGGAAATATAATAGATGTGCATTTGATAGATAAAGATGAAATCACGCTGGTCCGTGATGATGTTTTTGAAAAATATTTTCTTTTTAAATCTCAGGAAGTTAAAATTTTTTCAAAAAATTATTTAAAAAAGCTGATTGACAAATTCGGAGCGGTTGTTAAAAAAGACAAAGTCAAAAAATTTGATGAAAAAATTGAAGTTTTACTGCTTAATATCTGTGGAGAAAGATTTGCGATAAGAATGAGCAGTGTTGCCGATATCAGCGAATATAACGAGGCAAGTCTTAATTTTGCAAATGACAATCCTCATGTAAAAGGTATAATTACCACAAAAGAAGGCGCAACTTTTATATTAAGTTTTGAAAAAGTTTTAAATAAAAAACCTGAAATAACGGACGATTCCAAAATTATAGTTATAAAAGACGAAAAACATTTAAAAGCCATTTTGGTAGACGGTATCGATGATATCATTTACGTAAAAAAAGAAAACATTCTTTTAAGCAATGACAACGACGGTATTATCGGAGGAATGGTGCTTAAAGACAAAGAAATGATCCCTCTTATTAATATAAGCTGGCCTAAGGATCTCTAA
- a CDS encoding protein-glutamate O-methyltransferase CheR yields the protein MEISDYQLKKLRNYLNNEIGIYVDDSKMQTIYKRKLLKLLKEKGYSDFEEFYKDLVLKKSSFLKQDLINVFMVNETYFFREKYQFDTLVKHVLPELHIKRPANEIINILCAPVSSGEELYSIAIMLMEEGELIKKRDFMLLGIDVDSDAIAKAKAGIYSARSVHKLPPELIEKYFVKTGNLYKVKDFLKKAVNFKIVNIMDKYQMKKLGMFDVIFSRNMLIYFDEKSKREVLATFYNILKNDGYLFLGHAERVPSDIVLFKSMKIGDSFVYKKTADS from the coding sequence TTGGAAATAAGTGATTATCAGTTAAAAAAATTGAGAAATTATCTTAATAATGAAATAGGCATATATGTTGACGACTCGAAAATGCAGACAATATATAAAAGAAAACTGCTGAAACTTTTAAAAGAGAAAGGTTATAGTGATTTCGAGGAGTTTTATAAAGACCTTGTATTAAAAAAGAGCTCTTTTTTAAAGCAGGATCTGATTAATGTTTTTATGGTTAACGAAACTTATTTTTTTAGGGAAAAATATCAGTTTGATACGTTGGTAAAGCATGTCTTGCCGGAGCTGCATATAAAAAGACCGGCCAATGAGATAATCAATATATTATGCGCACCCGTTTCCAGCGGAGAGGAGCTTTATTCGATAGCGATTATGCTTATGGAAGAAGGAGAGCTTATTAAAAAAAGGGATTTTATGCTTTTAGGCATTGATGTCGATTCAGATGCGATAGCTAAAGCGAAAGCAGGAATATATTCAGCCAGAAGCGTGCATAAACTTCCTCCGGAACTTATAGAAAAATATTTTGTAAAAACAGGGAATCTTTATAAGGTGAAAGATTTTCTAAAAAAAGCGGTTAATTTCAAAATAGTTAACATAATGGATAAATATCAAATGAAAAAACTAGGAATGTTTGATGTGATTTTCAGCAGGAATATGCTTATATATTTTGATGAAAAATCAAAAAGAGAAGTTTTGGCCACATTTTACAATATATTAAAAAACGACGGATATCTTTTTTTAGGACACGCGGAAAGAGTGCCAAGTGATATAGTTTTGTTTAAAAGTATGAAGATAGGAGACAGTTTTGTTTACAAAAAAACTGCTGATAGTTAG